The genomic segment CGCTCAACGCCCGCCGGCTCACGTTCGCGGTGCGCAAGGACGAAGTGCTGCCGACCACCGGGCCGCTCGAGAAGTGCGAGTTCGGGCTGCTCACCGACATCGGACCCGGCGACACGCGCACCCGAATCACGCTCCCGCAGGCCCGGTGCGGGGTCATGGTCCGACCGGAGGCGATGGCCGACGACCGCGTGCGGGTGGCGTGCGAACCGCAGATCCAGTACGGCGACCGGCAAGAGTTCTGGCGCGCGTCGGCCGACGGCACCGGTTGGGTGAAGTCGGAAGAGGTCCCGCTCAAGACGTTCCCGATGCTCGCGTTCGACGTTCCGCTCGGCCGGAACGAGTACCTGGTCATCGGTTGGTCGGCCGATCAGCCGGACACGATCGGGGCGGCCCTCTTCGGCGTGTCGGCCAACGGCCAGGCGCGGCAGCGGGTACTCGTCATCCGGGCCCGTCAGTTGAACCCCGGCGCCCCGGCCGATCTGCCGTCACTCGGCCCCATACGCCGCCCGTCCATTGCGGCCGAAGCCAACAAACTGGCACGATGAATCCAGACAGGACCCGCCCACAAAGCGATGTCCAGCCTACGATGTGCGTCGCTTCCGGAGCCACGCGCCGACCGAACGCTCGCGGCCGTACAGGAGCAAATAGACGAGGGCGAACGTGGCCGGCGGCGAGCCCCATAACAGCAGGTCTGTGGGCGGAAAGACCGCGGCCGAACCGGCTTCCGACAACACGGTCCCGGTCGGCTTCTGGGCGAGGAATTCGCCCAAAAGCATTCCGGCCACAACGAGCACCACAAACGTCACCAGATCCGCGACGAGCGGAATCAGCGAGGGTTCGGCCGTTACCTCCTCTGGTGCAAGGACCGGTGCGGGGGCCGGTTTGGGTGGTGCTTTCGAAATCACCTCCAGGTCGAGATCCGGCTCGGTCGTTTCGGGGGCCGGCTTCGCTCGTCGCGCGTCGCTCAACCCGGCGGGCCGTGCGCGGGCGGCGTCGCTCAAACTTGCGGCGGTCGGGCCGCCCACGTTGAAATCGATGTTCGGTGTCGAATCCGCCTTCGTCACCAGTACGTCCTCGCCCGTCGGTTCGTCGTCGTGGAACGGGGCGGCGTGCAGTTTCGCGGGCACGACAGCAGGCGGCGGCGCGTGCGGAGGGAGCTTCGGCTGCGGGGCCGGTTTCGGCGGCGCGGGTACGGGCGGCTGTAGCGCCGCCGCGGCGGGCCGCGGTGCGGGAACGGGCGGGGGCGGCTCCGGTGTCGGTTCGGGAACGGTGATCCGCTGTCCGCAGTGCTTGCAGACGAGCGGCAGGCGCGCGAGCGCGTCCGGGATTTCGTAGGGCCGTTCGCAGTTGGGACAATTGAACCGAATCACGCGCGGGGTTCCGTAGAAGCGGCTCCGACCTGCGCGATCATACCGAATCGGGCGGGCGTGAGTAGCAGAAGGAAAGGGCACTTCCGCGGGGCGCCGGTCGGTCGCACCGGCACAACCGGTACCAGGGGTCCACGTGTCACGGTTTCGCAAACTCCTTGTGCAACTCCACAAGCGTCGATGCGCAGTCTTTAACTGTGCCGACCACGAGGAAGCAGCGGAACTGGTACTCGCCGCCCGGCACGCCCGTGGCGTTTTTCGTGCGGAACACACAGTTCCATTTTACCACCTCATCCGTCTTGAAGCGGAACCGGCCGTACCCGGCCGCCTCGAAGCCCTTGCTCGGCTGATCGGGTGAGTACACGCCCATCGCGTGCCGGCCGTCGGCGGTGGCCAGCACCACCGGGTCGGCCTGTTCGCCGGGGCCGTCCGAGAGCGGCTCCAGCGCTCCCGCCTTGGTATCGAACCGGTAGAACGCGTCGAACGACGACGGCATGTAGCCGGTCACCGCCTCGAACTGCGCGTAGGTGTGCTTCTCGCCGCCCGGCACCAGGAACGTGGCGCGGTACTCGATCGCGTGCGGAAGGTTCTTGTACCCGATGGTGACGCGCTTGGCGAGATAGTGATCGGACAGCGCGACCGTGTTCCGCGCCGGGTTGCCCTCGGACTTCTCCCCCGGTTTCAACCAGAACGCCATGCGGTTGAGCGTGACGAGCTGGTTCCCCTTCGCGCTCAGTTCGAGCAGCCGGCTGGTGGAGGTCGCCCCGCGGTCGTCCGCCATGCTCCCGGCTTCGGTGGGGTTGAACACCTCGGGGACGAACTCCTTCCCGCAGTCGAAGTTCGACGCGGACTGGATCTGCCGGCCGTGGTCGAAGCTGTCCACGAACTCGACGCCGTCCCAGGTGAGCGAGTGGATCGCGCCCGCGACGCGGGCGGTTGTGGTGATCACGATGTCGGACGCCCCGGCCTTCGCCCGGATGGCGGAGTCGCCGCGGGCGGGCGGGGCCGGTTCGGTACGGGGCTGTCGCGGGAACGCGGCCGCCGAACCCGCGCACGCGAACCCCAGAGCGATTAATATGGTTTGCCAGTAGCGTTTCATGCGAGCATTCTATCGGACCGCGTGTAATGCTCGCCAAGCAACCCAAGGACGGTTCATGAAAATTCGCCTCACGCGCCGCCGGTTTCTGCTGGGGACCGCTTCTGCGGCGGCCGCGGTCGGTGCGTACACCTGGCGCGTCGAACCGCACTGGGTTACCGTCACCCGTCGCGACTTGCCCGTACGTAACCTCCCGCCCGCACTGGCGGGGCGAACGCTCGCGCAGGTGAGCGACCTCCACGTCTGCCCGCGGGTCGATACGGAGTACCTCGGCGCCGCGCTCCGCGAAGTGTCGGCGCTGCAACCCGACATCGTGGTCGTGACCGGCGACTTTGTCAGCAACGCGTCTCCCGAGCGGTCCGAAGAGGTCGCCCGCCTGCTCGAGAACCTCGCCGCGACACCGCTGGGCTGCTTCGGGGCGTTCGGTAACCACGACTACGGCGAGCGGTGGTCGGACATGGGCGCCGCCGAGCACCTGGAAAAGCGGCTCACCGGCGCCGGCGTCACGGTGTTGCGGAACGCGAGTCACGTCGTGAAGGGGCTGACGCTGGTGGGCGTTGACGACCTGTGGGGGCCGAACTTTTATCCCAAACCGGTGCTTTCAAAACTGAGCGCGGACGAACCGGCAATCGTTCTCTGTCACAACCCCGATGCGGTGGACGGTCCGGTCTGGGGTGCTTTCCGCGGGTGGATTCTGTCCGGGCACACGCACGGCGGGCAGTGTAAACCGCCGTTCCTCCCGCCGCCGCTGTTGCCGGTCGTCAACCGGCGGTACACGTCGGGCGCGTTCGACCTGGGCGATGGCCGGGCGCTCTACATCAACTGCGGGTTGGGGTACCTCAGACGGGTGCGGTTCAACGTGCGTCCCGAGATCACGCTGTTCACGCTGGTCCCGGCCTGAGTTGCTCCGTGGGGGGCCGTTCCGCTGAGGTGCCGCGGCCACGGCTACGCGGGGCCGCGCCAGTCGTCTTCCCGCTGGACGTGCCGGCCGCACACGAGCTTCGCCCGGCGGGTGTACAGGAACTGGCGGTAGTACAGGTCGCCCTGGTGGCCCCACACTCGGCACCACCGGCACCGGGCTTCGACGCCGCGGACGGGCGTGTAGTACGCCCCGTCGCTGCCCTCGAAGAAGTCCCGCTCCCCCGTCTCCGTCAGGGTCACGACGTCCATTCTG from the Frigoriglobus tundricola genome contains:
- a CDS encoding metallophosphoesterase, whose product is MKIRLTRRRFLLGTASAAAAVGAYTWRVEPHWVTVTRRDLPVRNLPPALAGRTLAQVSDLHVCPRVDTEYLGAALREVSALQPDIVVVTGDFVSNASPERSEEVARLLENLAATPLGCFGAFGNHDYGERWSDMGAAEHLEKRLTGAGVTVLRNASHVVKGLTLVGVDDLWGPNFYPKPVLSKLSADEPAIVLCHNPDAVDGPVWGAFRGWILSGHTHGGQCKPPFLPPPLLPVVNRRYTSGAFDLGDGRALYINCGLGYLRRVRFNVRPEITLFTLVPA